ACTTTTGCCGCGGCTGACGACCCTAATAGAGAATCCAATTTGAAGCACTTTAAACTCATAGCGGTTCTGCTTTTTTCGCTGTTCGGCGCGGCATCAGCTCAACAATTGACTTACGAACGCATGTCAACGGTTGCATATGAAGACATGAGTGACTGGATTCGCCGCTTGCCCGGACTCTATCCCATGGACTATGGAGTCGTCGGAGCTCCGGTCTTGTTCAGACCGTGGAACGCTCAACCGTGGCTGATAGGAGTTGAACGTGACGGTATTCCATGGCATCGTGTCAGTGACGGGTTGTATGACTCGAATCTGGACTCACCCGAAGGAGTAAAGTCCCTGTCATTAAGGTTCGACGGCACAAGTCCCTTCGGCACGCTCGACCTTCGTAGTCGCATGCTCCCCAGTGACAGTACCACAACGGAAGTTGTTCTGCGAGAAGGGTACTATGGCTTTGGCAGAATTGATTTTGCTCAAGCGCAGCAGTTGTCCAAATCGGTATCCGCCGAAGCGAGAGGTCGGTTGTTCTGGTATGACGGCCTGCGTCTGGGCATTAGTAAATCACGCTTCTATAATATGAGCGGAAGAATAATTGCGCAGCTTTCTGACCAGTGGAGAGGCTCTCTGGAATATGGCGGAACGGATGTTGATGCTCAAGCGCCCGTGGCATTTCGTGTCGACAACATATTTCAGCGCCCCCAAGTTTACAGCGAACGCGAATACGCAACTGCAAAACTAAACCGCATGGGACAATCGTTTCGGTGGGAGTTTGGTTTGCATGCCCGCCAAGATCGCGAAACACGTGGGTCCTATTTTGGGCTTCGTGAGAAATTTTGGTACGGGTACGCGCAGGGGGACTTCAGCAAGAACAAATCCACGTTCGGCACTCGCGCCGCGGTCGAGCTGTCGGACTTTTCCTTTCCCGGGATCGACCAGCGCTCGGAAAATGCTCTGTCGCTGAAGGTAAATGCCGGACACGATCTTGGAATTCTAAAAGCAGACCTAAGAGGATTGTATCGGCAGAGGATCGACGTAAAATCAAGAATTGAGAATCAAGACGTTTACCCTGACGAATCCATCTGGCTAAAACTTGAAAGCAAAAGGGTTGCAGGACTGAGCGTGCAGACCGAAAGCAATTTCGGTTACAAATCTGTGCCTCAGTTTTGGCGGTACGCGAAGTATCCGCTCGCATACCGTGAACTGCCAGTCGACGAGAGGTTCTTTGGTTCATCGTACTACGGAGGTACGCTGACTGCTTTTGAACCTCGGCACGAGATAAACAAGGTAGGGATGATGGCAGGCGGCATCAACCTAAATCGGGGCACGTCCAACGCGACCATTAAGTTCACTCGCATCGCCTATGACAAGCATAGTTTCACATCAAGCGGTGACACACTTGACTACTTCCCGGAAAACGAATTTTTGTCTGTGTGGCATGGAGTTTCATTGGATTGCGACGTAGCTTTGACGTCAAGTTTCCGTCTGCAGTCATGGACTTCGGTCGAAACCGACGAACACGACTTTACCCGTGCACTTGACACGCGCGCCTTTACTCGATTGCTCATCAGCCGCGACTTCTTCAAAGCGCCGCTGCACATCACCTCCTACGTCGCGCATGAGATGATCGGAAAGCATGACGCCGTTTCAGATTATGCGTCCTACGATGTCGGACCGACTCACATGCTGCATTTCCGCGTAGAGGGAACCATCGAAGGTGTAACCTTGATATGGGGAGCAGAAAATCTGACAGGGCAGCACTACGAATATCTTCCGGGTTACGTGTTGATCAGCAAAGAAGAGTATTTCGGCCTGCGCTGGACGTTCAAGTTATGATTGCGCGTGCGCTCATACTGCTGCTTTTCGTGACGGCCGCGGCACGCGCCGCGGAGAAGGTTGTCCCCGTACGCACGCTTCCTGAAGTGGTGATTCGAGGGATACAACCCGGGTCCAAGCAAGTCTTTTCACACGAGACCATTGAGAAAACCGGCGCACATTCTGCAGCGGAATTCTTAGACATGGTTGGCGGGATTTCGATCCGCAAAGACGCCACCTCGGGAGGACAAGAGTTCGCTCGCATCGGCGGATCGAATACAAATCAAGTTGCAGTGCTGGTAGACGGTCTGAAGATCTCCGACGTCGGCAGTGGTGAAAGCGATCTGTCTAAGATCTCAGTTGAACGCATAGAATCCATTGAAGTCGTGCGCGGTGGAAACGGTACGGTTGCCGAATCTATTGGTGGGGCAATCCTTATTCGAACGAGGTCGCCGGAGCAAGACGGACTCCGCTTATCTGGAGAAACAAGTGAAACGTTATCCACTCTGAGTGCGACTCGCACATGGCGAAACAACGACTTTACGGCTTCCATTGACGCCTCGCGTGAGCAGGGCCAAGGAGACTATCGATTCCGAATTACGGAAGCGGATGGAAACGGACCATTCACCGCGCATTTGGGAGAAGTATTTAAACGGGACAACAATCATCTGTTGCGCGACCACGTTTCCGGAAGACTCGCACAGACCTTCGGAATACATGAGTTCAGCGGGACATATTCAATCGAGCGGGCGGCGTTCGGCTTGCCGGGATACCTCGCTCCGCGCCCCACGCCTGAAGCGAACCAAGATGAGCTTAAGAGAAGCGCCCAAGTGAACTGGAATGCTTCAACAAGCAAGATTGAAGTGCAGTCAGCGGCTGGATTTCAATCTCAGCAGAAGAACTACAACGACTCCGATCCATATAGTTTCTTGCACGAATCGCACGAATCCTCATCCAGATATTCTCTGTTTTCTCAGGTGTCCCGCGGCACAAAAGCGATATCAATTGAAGCCGACGGCCGCTTAGAGCGCGAGGCTCTTTCGAGCGGAGTTTTGACAAATGATCAAGCAACGCGGAATAGATGGCGTGCTGGAACCTCATTTACTCGCCATATTCAACTTGCACAGAGCGCTGCGCGTGTTGCGAGCATAACCGGATTCTTTGCGGTTGAGCGCTTCGGTGATTCGCAATTGCAATCGCTTCCCGGAGCTGAGGTCTTTTTCGCAAACAAGACAAGTATCCCCTTCACCATGGGGGGGCGGTACTCGAAGGCATATAGAGCTCCGAGCTTCTACTCTCTGTTCTGGAATGACGAATTGCTCGCGCAAGGAAATCCGGATTTGCGCCCGGAGTCATCGATCCAATATGAGGCTTACGCGAAAATCGGATCGCGCGGAGTCTATTCAACGTCTCTCGAAATCGATGCCTCGCACAACATTGTGAAGGACCTGATCTACTGGAGGCAAGCCTTTGACGGACGTTGGACTCCGCAGAATCTGCGACGCGCGACGCTCGACAACTACACAGTAGGCCTGAAACAAGTTGCAGTTCCAAATCATCTCGAAGCGGAATGCTCAATGGAATGGCTTGAAGCTCGTGATCGAAGCGGCGATCGCGTTTCCGACGGGAAATACCTCATCTATCGGCCATTGCGGACTCTTAATGCACGCGTTTCGGCAGAATATCGACAGTCCTTCGTGGTCCTCGAGTCCAAGTGGGTAAGCAAACAAGCGGTGCTCGAAACAAATTCTAAGTGGCTTCCGGCTTACACGCTTGTTAATGCGGAGTGGTCTCAGCGATTTCGCTGGGCGGGAGCCGGTTGGCAAGCAGCGCTTCGTTGTGCGAATGTCCTGAATTCAGACTATCGTGTGATCCGGTTCGCGCCCATGCCGCTTCGTGAGTACTCAATTTCCTTAACATGCGATCTTTGGAGCGCTTCACGTGGTTCTTAGCTTCCTGATTCTTTTTTTGGCAAGTATGCTGAATGCGGCAACGATCTATGTGGTAAATGGGCTGGACGAAAGCCTTGGATGGATAAACACTCAGACGGGGCAATACGAGGCGCACGCCGTTACACTCGGTAACATCCCGAACGACGTGGCCGTGACTGAAGAAAAGTTGTTTGTCGTAAATACCGGATTCAATACTCTGCAGGTCATAGACCGGCATTCATTGACAACGCTGAGAGAGATCGAGTTGACTGGAACCGTAAATCCGTGGGCCGTCGCGGTGCTGGATCACGAGCATGTTGTTGTCACGGGGTCGGTCAGCGGCACTTTGACCATCGTAAATTTTGCGACCGGAGTGATTGACACGACGTTTGCCACGGGTGTTGGTCCGCAATCCGTTGCGGTGCGGGACCAAAGGATCTTTGTGCTGAACACTGGCGTCGCGTTCCCGTCTTATGGCAATGGATATTTGATGATCTATGACCCCGGAACATTTGCACTAACGGACTCTGTTAGTTTGGGAGTAAACGCGCAATATATGGAGTTTGTTGGAAATGAAGTTCATGTCGCCTGCACCGGGAATTACGGCGATATTCCCGGCGAAATAGACATAGTCGATCTGACAAATCACTCGAACCGTTCTTCGCTTGGTTGCGGCGGAACTCCCGGAGCTGTCTCGGTGTTTCGCAATGAGGCTTTCGTTGCTGCAGGAGGGTGGGGGAATGAAGGCTACGTATTCAAATACAGTGTTGAAACCAGAGCACTGATAAATGACAGCGACAATCCCATATTTTGCGGAGTGGGAGCCAGCGATATCCAAGCGCTGTCCGATGGCAGTTTTGCGGTGTCATGTTTTTCCGATGCGACGGTAGAAATTCGCAGTTCATCTGGAGAGCTTCTCGTTACGTACGATATGTCCGCTGGGCCGGGTGCGATTTGTATCTGGTGGGATGAGCTCGATGATAGCCCGCCGCACCTTCAAGACGTATCAGAGTTTGAGATACTCAGAGCTTTTCCAAACCCCTTCAACAGTACAGTGGCCTTCGACCTTAAGGGGCAGATTCATACCTCGGCGGAGCTAAGAATTTTCGACTTATGTGGACGACAGGTTGCAGAACTCCCCCTGGCAGTTGGACAAAACAGGGTCTTTTGGGACGCCCATGATGGGGCCGGGCAAGAGGTCGCTGCAGGGGCATACTTTGTTAGCCTGAAGGGAGAAAATGAACGAACCGCAAAGAAAATACTATATCTTAAATAAACAATATTTTACGCATCCAACTGAGGCGCTGGGTCAGTTTGCAAGTCTGTCGGAAATATCGTATCTTCAACGATTACCAAAGATAGACCTGTAGACCGACCCTTTTTTGATGAGCACCAGCAAGAAACGTATTCTATCCGGAATGAGGCCTACCGGCCGACTTCACCTTGGAAATTACGTCGGCGCTCTCGAAAATTGGGTTCGCTTGCAGGATAGCTTTGAGAATTTTCACCTCGTTGCCGATTGGCATACGTTGACCACGGATTTCGAGCATACCCGCCAAATTCCCGAGAATATTCACGAGATGGTCACCGATTGGCTGGCCGCCGGAATAGACCCTGAAAAAAGTCCGATTTTTGTGCAGTCGCAGATCAAAGCGCATGCCGAGCTTTATTTGATACTGAACATGATTATCTCCACCGGACGCTTGGAGCGCAATCCTACTCTAAAGGACCAGGTTCGCGATTTAGGTTTGGAGGACGCCGTTACTGCTGGACACCTAACGTACCCAGTTTTGCAAGCAGCGGACATCATGATGTACAAAGGCGAGGTTGTCCCGGTCGGTGAAGACCAGTTGCCGCATATCGAAGTCACGCGCGAACTTGCTCGTCGTTTCAACAATCTGTATGCGCCTGGGCATCCAGTGTTTCCGGAACCGGAAGGGCTGTTGACGCAGTTTCCGCGACTGCAAGGATTGGATGGCAAACGCATGTCCAAGTCGGTTGGAAATACAATTCTGCTGGCCGATTCGCCCGACGAGATTTCAAGTAAACTTCGCAAGGCCGTCACCGATCCGCTTAAGGTTCGCAAGAATGATCCCGGCCGTCCGGATGTCTGCTTGGTCTTTGGTTACCACAAGAAATTTAACGAAGCAGAAACGCCTGAGCTTCGATCCGGCTGTGAAAGCGGCGCCTTGGGATGTGTAGATTGTAAGAAACGCTGCGCCGCAAAGATTATCGAACATCTTGCGCCAATCCATGAGCGCCGCAGAAATCTTGAAGCCAATCCCGGTCGCGTGGCCGAAGTGCTTCAGATGGGAAAAGAGCGGGCGACGAAAGTGGCGGATCAAACTATGTCCGAAGTTCACAATACGATGGGATTCGGCGCATGAGCATGTGGCAAGTTAAACTGCCGCGCTTTGAAGGCCCGCTTGATTTGCTGCTCTTTTTGGTCACGCGCAAAGAATACGACATTCTTGATCTTCCTATGGCTGAGATCACTGAGTCGTATCTTGAAGCGCTCGATTCTATCGGTGTAGACAATCTGGAAGATGCTGGCGAGTACTTGTTGATGGCCGCGACTCTGCTGTCGATCAAAGTTAGGATGCTCTTGCCGCACACAGAAGCGCACGAAGCGATCGAGCTTGATGATCCCCGCCGTGAGTTGGTCAACAGACTCCAAATCTATTCTCGCATCAAAGAAGCGGCAGAGGATTTGGGCAAGCTCGAGATGGATATGTATGATCGCAAGCCGCTTGCACGCGAAGCGGTTTCAGATGAGACACGTCCTGAAGGAACGGAACTTTTGTTCCCGATATCGATATATGATCTCGCCCGCGCCATGGAGGAGATTCTCGCCCGCCGTGAATCGAAGGTCTTTCACGAAGTCAAACTCCTCAAGGTGTCTGTCGAGGAGCGTGTACAATGGGTGATGACGAATCTCAGTCGTTTGGAACGGTTTGCTTTACTTGAACAGCTTCGGTCAATTCCCGACAGGATAGTCTGGGTTGCGACGCTGCTTGCCTTGCTGGAGTTGGCGCGGCAAGGCAAAGTCAAGCTGGATCAAAATCAACCCTTTGAAGAAATTTACGTGGCCCGACCTGAGGCCGCTGAAATACAGGCCGCTTAAGAATGCCCTTTTCGGAAGAAGAATACAACCAATTCGAAGACGAACAAGAGTCGTCTGAGCCTGAAGAATTCGAAGGCGAAGACGAGTCCACGGACGAATCGGATGAGGACGTCCGCACAAGACGACGCATGTCGCAGCTTGAAGCTTTGCTTTTGGCCAGCACGGAGCCTCTGACGGAAGCGGCATTCGTGAATGCTGTGGGCAAACGCGCAAAAGGCAAACTTCCGGATTTGGTGACCGCTTTGAATCACGAGTACGAAACGCAACAGCGCTCATTCGAGATTCTTCAAGTTGCCGGCGGCTACATGCTGTTTACGCGCCCCGAGCACGGCGATTTGCTTAGGCGGTTCTTGGCCGAGAAGGCCCGCACAAAGCTGTCACGAGCGGCACTCGAGTCACTCGCGGTAATCGCTTTTCGCGGCCCTGTTACACGTGTAGACATCGACGAAATCAGGGGCGTTGACTCCGGCGGCGTATTGCGGAATTTGCTTGATCGCAGACTCATTCGCGTTAAGGGCCGTGCGGAGTTGGTGGGACGTCCATTGCTCTATGAAATTACTGATGAATTCCTAAAATACTTCGGAGTAACCAGTGTTTCGGATTTGCCGAGACACGCCGAGCTGACTCGCGAATTAGGCGAGCTGCGGGCCGCGGAGCAAGAACAAGAGAGCCTCTTGCTTGACGCGCCTGAAGAAACTTTGCCGGAGGAGACGGAGGACACGCAAGACACTCCGAAATCCGGCAATGGTCATCACAAGCTGACCACAAAGAACATATCGGAAGACAGCGAGTAAAGACTAATGAATATTAAAAACAGTAGAATTCTCGTTTTGGGCGGTTGGGGACTGGTTGGTGTTGCAGTATGCAAGAGACTATTGGCGCAGAAGCCGTCCTATTTGGCGGTTTTGTCACTGCGCGAGCATGAAGCGAAGGACGCTGTGTCAGAGCTTCAGCCTTTTAGGGGTGGTTGTGAGGTCGTTGCCGAATGGGGCGACATTTTCTTGACATCCAAACTTAAGGACCATTCGCGTCCGGAGATTTTGGACGATGCAGACTTGCGCAGACAATTTGTGGATGGCGTCTTTGAAAAGCCGTCGGAAGACAGACTCAAGTCTTTCTTTCTCTATCAAATTATCGCGAAGCACAAGCCAGACATTATTATCGACAGCGTGAATTCGGCGACGGGGCTTGCCTATCAAGACACGTATACGGCGTACTACGATGTTCGTGAGGCGATGGACAGCGCGGGCGGCAAGGCTACCGCGGACAGCATTCGGTCCCAAGTCGAAAAACTGGTCAGCACGATCAGTATTCCCCAATTGATTAGGCATTTGCAAGTTTTGAACGAAGCATGCCGCACTCATAGTGTCCGTATGTACGTGAAAGTCGGAACTACTGGCACGGGCGGCATGGGATTGAATATTCCTTATACTCACTCCGAAGACAGACCGTCTGGGCAACTGCTCAGCAAGTCTTCTTTGGCGGGAGCGCACAGCTTGCTTTTGTTCTTGATGGGGCGGACGCCGGGTTCTCCTTATGTTAAAGAGATCAAACCCGCTGCGGTTATTGCGTGGAAAAAGATTGCTTACGGCGAGATTCGTCGTGGCGGCAAACCCATTCCACTCTTTGATTGTGATCCGCAATCCCCGGTTACGCTGGGTCCTGTTTTCAAACGTTTGGACAATTCGGCTGGAACGGAGAAGCAGGAAAACTTGAAGGCGGTCTACATAGACACCGGCGAGAACGGAATTTTCTCGACCGAAGAGTTTTTTACGATTACCGCGGCGGAGCAGATGGAGTTTGTGACGCCCGAGGAAATCGCGCATTCGGTCGTAACGGAAATCGAAGGCGGCAACAGCGGATTTGATGTCGTTGGCGCGCTGGATGCGGTCGTCATGGGTCCGACATACCGCGCCGGCATCCTTCGCAAAGCGGCGCTCGACGAAATGGTTCGACTTGAGCAAAAATCCGGCAGCCGCAGCATCGCATTTGAGATGCTTGGACCTCCGCATCTATCCAAACTACTTTACGAAGCCTATTTGATTTGGTTGGCTTTTCCGAATGTTCTCGGTTTTTGTCGCAAGTCCGAAAACGAATGCTCGGAAGCGTTGTTGAATGTCGTCAAATCCAACGATACGTTGCGGGCGACCATTTTGTCGATCGGAGTGCCGATTCTTTTGCCTGACGGCAAACAGATTCTTCGTGGGCCGGAAGTCAAGATCCCTCCGTATGCAGGCTCGAACGAGTTCAAGGTCGACGATACGAGTTTAAACGAGTGGGCCAAGAAGGGTTGGGTAGACCTTCGTCCTGCCAACATGAAACTCTGGCAGCAGCGAATCGAGAAACACTTGCAGTTCGACGACGAAGAGAATCGTCAAGATTCTTCGTCAGGTTATCCGTGGCCCAGCCGCTTCGAGGGTGAGAGTGATTCTCATTTCGTCGGCAAGATCGTCACGCAGATTTTTATTGACGAAGAGAACGGCGGACGCATAAAGGCATGAGCCGAGACCCGAAGTCACTGGTTATCGCAATCGACGGACCTGCAAGCAGCGGCAAGTCTACGACCGCTAAGCGTGTTGCGGATCAACTCGGATTGATGTATCTGGACACCGGCGCCATGTACCGCGCGGTGGCGCTCAAGATTTATCGCAGCGGCATCGAGTTGACTGACAAAGCGGCGCTTACCAAACTGCTGAACACGACGACAGTCACTCAGAAGAATTTCGACGGTGGCGTTCATTTCCTGCTTGACGGCGAAGATGTGACCGAAGAGATTCGCACGCCTGACATCTCTTTGTGGGTCGGGCCAGTTTCTGAGCATGGCCTGGTACGGGAACATCTTGTCGAGTGGCAAAGGGAGATCGGCAAAGAAGGCGGCATAATCGCGGACGGCCGCGACATCGGTACAGTGGTATT
This region of Calditrichota bacterium genomic DNA includes:
- a CDS encoding TonB-dependent receptor, with the translated sequence MIARALILLLFVTAAARAAEKVVPVRTLPEVVIRGIQPGSKQVFSHETIEKTGAHSAAEFLDMVGGISIRKDATSGGQEFARIGGSNTNQVAVLVDGLKISDVGSGESDLSKISVERIESIEVVRGGNGTVAESIGGAILIRTRSPEQDGLRLSGETSETLSTLSATRTWRNNDFTASIDASREQGQGDYRFRITEADGNGPFTAHLGEVFKRDNNHLLRDHVSGRLAQTFGIHEFSGTYSIERAAFGLPGYLAPRPTPEANQDELKRSAQVNWNASTSKIEVQSAAGFQSQQKNYNDSDPYSFLHESHESSSRYSLFSQVSRGTKAISIEADGRLEREALSSGVLTNDQATRNRWRAGTSFTRHIQLAQSAARVASITGFFAVERFGDSQLQSLPGAEVFFANKTSIPFTMGGRYSKAYRAPSFYSLFWNDELLAQGNPDLRPESSIQYEAYAKIGSRGVYSTSLEIDASHNIVKDLIYWRQAFDGRWTPQNLRRATLDNYTVGLKQVAVPNHLEAECSMEWLEARDRSGDRVSDGKYLIYRPLRTLNARVSAEYRQSFVVLESKWVSKQAVLETNSKWLPAYTLVNAEWSQRFRWAGAGWQAALRCANVLNSDYRVIRFAPMPLREYSISLTCDLWSASRGS
- a CDS encoding T9SS type A sorting domain-containing protein, translated to MVLSFLILFLASMLNAATIYVVNGLDESLGWINTQTGQYEAHAVTLGNIPNDVAVTEEKLFVVNTGFNTLQVIDRHSLTTLREIELTGTVNPWAVAVLDHEHVVVTGSVSGTLTIVNFATGVIDTTFATGVGPQSVAVRDQRIFVLNTGVAFPSYGNGYLMIYDPGTFALTDSVSLGVNAQYMEFVGNEVHVACTGNYGDIPGEIDIVDLTNHSNRSSLGCGGTPGAVSVFRNEAFVAAGGWGNEGYVFKYSVETRALINDSDNPIFCGVGASDIQALSDGSFAVSCFSDATVEIRSSSGELLVTYDMSAGPGAICIWWDELDDSPPHLQDVSEFEILRAFPNPFNSTVAFDLKGQIHTSAELRIFDLCGRQVAELPLAVGQNRVFWDAHDGAGQEVAAGAYFVSLKGENERTAKKILYLK
- the trpS gene encoding tryptophan--tRNA ligase — translated: MSTSKKRILSGMRPTGRLHLGNYVGALENWVRLQDSFENFHLVADWHTLTTDFEHTRQIPENIHEMVTDWLAAGIDPEKSPIFVQSQIKAHAELYLILNMIISTGRLERNPTLKDQVRDLGLEDAVTAGHLTYPVLQAADIMMYKGEVVPVGEDQLPHIEVTRELARRFNNLYAPGHPVFPEPEGLLTQFPRLQGLDGKRMSKSVGNTILLADSPDEISSKLRKAVTDPLKVRKNDPGRPDVCLVFGYHKKFNEAETPELRSGCESGALGCVDCKKRCAAKIIEHLAPIHERRRNLEANPGRVAEVLQMGKERATKVADQTMSEVHNTMGFGA
- a CDS encoding segregation/condensation protein A; this encodes MSMWQVKLPRFEGPLDLLLFLVTRKEYDILDLPMAEITESYLEALDSIGVDNLEDAGEYLLMAATLLSIKVRMLLPHTEAHEAIELDDPRRELVNRLQIYSRIKEAAEDLGKLEMDMYDRKPLAREAVSDETRPEGTELLFPISIYDLARAMEEILARRESKVFHEVKLLKVSVEERVQWVMTNLSRLERFALLEQLRSIPDRIVWVATLLALLELARQGKVKLDQNQPFEEIYVARPEAAEIQAA
- the scpB gene encoding SMC-Scp complex subunit ScpB produces the protein MPFSEEEYNQFEDEQESSEPEEFEGEDESTDESDEDVRTRRRMSQLEALLLASTEPLTEAAFVNAVGKRAKGKLPDLVTALNHEYETQQRSFEILQVAGGYMLFTRPEHGDLLRRFLAEKARTKLSRAALESLAVIAFRGPVTRVDIDEIRGVDSGGVLRNLLDRRLIRVKGRAELVGRPLLYEITDEFLKYFGVTSVSDLPRHAELTRELGELRAAEQEQESLLLDAPEETLPEETEDTQDTPKSGNGHHKLTTKNISEDSE
- a CDS encoding short-chain dehydrogenase, translating into MNIKNSRILVLGGWGLVGVAVCKRLLAQKPSYLAVLSLREHEAKDAVSELQPFRGGCEVVAEWGDIFLTSKLKDHSRPEILDDADLRRQFVDGVFEKPSEDRLKSFFLYQIIAKHKPDIIIDSVNSATGLAYQDTYTAYYDVREAMDSAGGKATADSIRSQVEKLVSTISIPQLIRHLQVLNEACRTHSVRMYVKVGTTGTGGMGLNIPYTHSEDRPSGQLLSKSSLAGAHSLLLFLMGRTPGSPYVKEIKPAAVIAWKKIAYGEIRRGGKPIPLFDCDPQSPVTLGPVFKRLDNSAGTEKQENLKAVYIDTGENGIFSTEEFFTITAAEQMEFVTPEEIAHSVVTEIEGGNSGFDVVGALDAVVMGPTYRAGILRKAALDEMVRLEQKSGSRSIAFEMLGPPHLSKLLYEAYLIWLAFPNVLGFCRKSENECSEALLNVVKSNDTLRATILSIGVPILLPDGKQILRGPEVKIPPYAGSNEFKVDDTSLNEWAKKGWVDLRPANMKLWQQRIEKHLQFDDEENRQDSSSGYPWPSRFEGESDSHFVGKIVTQIFIDEENGGRIKA
- a CDS encoding (d)CMP kinase, whose product is MSRDPKSLVIAIDGPASSGKSTTAKRVADQLGLMYLDTGAMYRAVALKIYRSGIELTDKAALTKLLNTTTVTQKNFDGGVHFLLDGEDVTEEIRTPDISLWVGPVSEHGLVREHLVEWQREIGKEGGIIADGRDIGTVVFPKADLKIYLIADAHVRAVRRQRELAARGIVQSVEEVEEAIVKRDNRDSTREHSPLKKAENAIELDTTHLTIGDQVDKVLGLIKKVTASADGK